The proteins below are encoded in one region of Dasypus novemcinctus isolate mDasNov1 chromosome 13, mDasNov1.1.hap2, whole genome shotgun sequence:
- the TMEM81 gene encoding transmembrane protein 81, translating to MKTWATSFIFGSLVLAFYVPLVVTLSQTLDIPEKLKEAVGRVVVSTTTCTVTCGLGYKEETVCEVGPDGVRRKCESHLLECLTNWICGMYHFTIPVGKEFVLSCLSSDILDVGQEAFRFTWRLARGIISTDDELFKPFRVNSHFVMFGSAREYDSGTYRCDVQLLRNLQFVKRLYFGLRVLPPSLVNLNFYQSLTEDQKLVDKGLEVNLDNHTRPQHTEWKKKVAAALGIGIASGVAGGVLLSIVLWYVLRRWTGMTA from the coding sequence ATGAAGACTTGGGCCACTAGTTTCATCTTTGGGAGCTTGGTGTTGGCCTTTTATGTGCCTTTGGTGGTGACTTTATCTCAAACACTGGACATCCCTGAGAAGCTGAAGGAAGCTGTGGGGAGAGTTGTTGTCAGTACCACAACCTGTACTGTCACCTGTGGCCTTGGCTATAAGGAGGAGACTGTCTGCGAGGTGGGTCCTGATGGAGTGAGAAGGAAGTGTGAATCTCACCTCTTGGAATGTCTAACCAACTGGATCTGTGGCATGTACCATTTCACCATTCCTGTGGGGAAGGAGTTTGTGCTGAGCTGCCTGAGTTCAGACATCCTGGATGTTGGACAGGAAGCTTTCCGTTTCACCTGGAGACTTGCTCGTGGTATCATCTCAACTGACGATGAGCTCTTCAAACCCTTCCGAGTCAATTCTCACTTTGTGATGTTTGGATCTGCTCGAGAGTATGACTCTGGGACCTATCGGTGTGATGTGCAGCTGTTAAGAAACCTGCAATTTGTCAAGAGGCTCTATTTTGGACTGAGGGTCCTTCCTCCTAGCTTGGTGAACCTGAATTTCTACCAGTCCCTGACGGAGGATCAGAAATTAGTAGACAAAGGCCTGGAAGTGAATCTGGACAACCATACCAGGCCTCAGCACACAGAGTGGAAAAAGAAAGTGGCAGCAGCCTTGGGAATAGGAATTGCCAGTGGAGTGGCTGGTGGTGTGTTGTTGAGCATAGTCCTCTGGTATGTGCTAAGAAGATGGACAGGGATGACAGCCTAA